The genomic window AAGATCGAATTTTTTATTAATTTCAGCTATAGCTAAAGCATACTTTTTTTCATTTCCTAAAGCAGCTTTCATATCTGCTTTGTACTTTTCTATTCTAGCAACAATTTCATTTCCTTTTGGACCATAACCATCACCAGCAAACCAATTGTCAATTTTATCGCCTTTGTCCATGGCTTCATAAGGCAATTTTCCTGTTTCGGGATCTACTTCAAAACCCTCTATTGCTTGTGCTTTCAAGCTACCAATATAACTGTAAAAATCTTTTGAAATTGCTTCAACTTTATGAGCCGTAACTGCTGCAATTGCAAATTCTCCTTTTGCTTCTGCTGCTTTTTGATCTAATGATGTTAATAATGAAGCATTGCTTTCCATAGCTGAAGCATTGGAGCTTTCAAATTTTTCGTTCATTAAGCCAAAACCTGATATTACTTCTTTTGAAACATTCATTGCCAACATTGCGATGAAAACCAAGTACATCAAGTTGACCATCTTCTGTCTAGGGGTTAGTTTTCCTCCTGCCATATTTTCTAATAATTAGTATTGTTTTTTTCCTTGAAGCCTGAACTAATTATTTATTACCCATTGCTGATAGCATTCCTCCATAAACATTGTTCAATGATGACAAGTTAGTGGTTAAAGATTGCATTTGCTCTTTTAATTTTAAATTGTTTGCAGCTACTTCTTCGTTGATTTGTGCATTTTTCGAAGCGCTTTCTAATTGCACTTTGTACAAACCGTTTAGAGATTCCATTTGATTAGCAGCCAAGGTCAATTCTTCACTGTATTTTTTTGTAGAAGCAATTGAATCTACTGTTGGAGCAATACCTTTGGCAGCTGATTCAAAATTTTTGATGCTGTTTCCTAAACTTGACATCAATTCTCCATCAATTTTAGCTTCTTTAAGCATTGTATCTAATTTTTGAGACAACAATCCTTGAGCTTCTGTAGGAGTTTCTGCTGCTTTAGGTGATTTTTTACGAGCTTCACCATTAGCTAATTCAGGATAAACTAATGTCCAATCCAATTCGTCATCAACTGGATCAAAAGCTGATAAAGCAAAAATAAAAGCTTCAACACCTAGACCTATAATCAACATAATACTAGCTCCTTGCCAGTGTTGTAATTTAAAAAGTGCTCCAATAATAACTACTGCCGCCCCCATACCGTAGGCGAAATTCATTGTTTTTTTACTTAGTAATGCCATAATTTAATGTTTTAGATAATTGTAGGTTGTTTTAATATTTAGATTTGAGATTTTATTTCTTTTTAATTTTTCCAGTACCATTTCCTGTTGACTGGGTTCCCATGTAATCTTGAACGGTTCTGAATCCGATAAAACTTCTAGCAGAATCAGCATATTCAAAAGTTCTAGTTCCTACTTGAAGGAAATAAGCAACATCTTTCCAAGAACCACCACGAACGACTTTTCGCTGGTTAGTCTTATCCATATTGTTTGGATTCATAGAAGAAACATATTCATAAGCGTTTGGGTCATAAGCAGAGTCTGTCCATTCGGCTACATTTCCTGCCATGTTGTACAAGTTGTACCCGTTTGGCTCATACGATTTTGCTTCTACAGTATAAAGTGCCTGATCAGCAGCATAATCTCCTCTGTTTGGTTTGAAATTAGCCAAGAAACAGCCTCTGTCATTTTTAGTATAAGGTCCACCCCAAGGATAAGTTGCTGATTCCAGACCACCTCTAGCAGAATATTCCCATTCGGCTTCACTAGGTAATCTAAAACTGTTAATTTGATCACGCCCTTTCTTTTTGGACTTGATATAGCTGTTTTTGTTCAATGTTCTCCATGCACAGAATGCTTTGGCTTGTGACCATTTTACTCCAACTACTGGATAATCACCATACGCTTGATGCCAGAAATAATCATTGTGCATTGGCTCATTATAAGAATAAGCAAAATCTTTAATCCAAACTGTAGTATCAGGATATACTTTTACCTCTTCTGTTTTGATAAAATCTTTTCTTTTACCCACTTTAGCTTTGGCTGCAGCTTGAATATCCATCCAAGAATATCTGAATTTCAATTTATCCACATCGATAGTTCTTAATCCGTTGTAAGAGGCTTCTAAAGGCAAATACATTGAATCCATTACTTCGGTGTAGTATTCATCTGGATAAGCTTTGGTATCTTTGATTAATTTTACTTTTTTATTCAATCTTCTTCCTGCATAAGGATCATCATCTGTACCGATACTATAATAATTATCATACATGTATTTATCATAAGCGGTCATTTTTTCAGGATCTGCATCGTTAAATGCAAAATCACCAATACTTCCAGCTTTTTTTCCTTTTCCAGCAGCATCACCAGGCTTTATCCCTGATTCATCAGCCATAATAGCCAAACGAACTCTCATTGTAGAATCTTTTACCCATTCTACAAATTGACGGTATTCTCTATTGGTAATTTCAGTTTCATCCATGTAAAAAGAACGAACAGTAACTGTTTTAGTGGTGGCATCTCCTACTCCAGCAACATCCTCATCTGATTTTCCCATGATAAAAGCACCTCCAGGAACCAGAGTCATTCCATACGGTTTTTCAGGATGCCATTTTGCACCTTTAACTCCAACTAATTCTCCTTTGTCGCTTGTTTTACCACAGCCAATTAGTAGGGTTATAATTGAGGTAAATGCAATGAACTTCTTCATATAAATTAGGGTTATATTTGTATTATTTTTAAGTGCGTAAACCTATTTATTA from Flavobacterium eburneipallidum includes these protein-coding regions:
- the gldL gene encoding gliding motility protein GldL — translated: MALLSKKTMNFAYGMGAAVVIIGALFKLQHWQGASIMLIIGLGVEAFIFALSAFDPVDDELDWTLVYPELANGEARKKSPKAAETPTEAQGLLSQKLDTMLKEAKIDGELMSSLGNSIKNFESAAKGIAPTVDSIASTKKYSEELTLAANQMESLNGLYKVQLESASKNAQINEEVAANNLKLKEQMQSLTTNLSSLNNVYGGMLSAMGNK
- the gldK gene encoding gliding motility lipoprotein GldK, with the protein product MKKFIAFTSIITLLIGCGKTSDKGELVGVKGAKWHPEKPYGMTLVPGGAFIMGKSDEDVAGVGDATTKTVTVRSFYMDETEITNREYRQFVEWVKDSTMRVRLAIMADESGIKPGDAAGKGKKAGSIGDFAFNDADPEKMTAYDKYMYDNYYSIGTDDDPYAGRRLNKKVKLIKDTKAYPDEYYTEVMDSMYLPLEASYNGLRTIDVDKLKFRYSWMDIQAAAKAKVGKRKDFIKTEEVKVYPDTTVWIKDFAYSYNEPMHNDYFWHQAYGDYPVVGVKWSQAKAFCAWRTLNKNSYIKSKKKGRDQINSFRLPSEAEWEYSARGGLESATYPWGGPYTKNDRGCFLANFKPNRGDYAADQALYTVEAKSYEPNGYNLYNMAGNVAEWTDSAYDPNAYEYVSSMNPNNMDKTNQRKVVRGGSWKDVAYFLQVGTRTFEYADSARSFIGFRTVQDYMGTQSTGNGTGKIKKK